GGCCAGCATCGAGGAGTACTACCGTGACAAGTTCCTTCCCCAGTGGCGGCAGAAGAACGCGCAGCCCGCGCCGCCGCTGTCGGAGGTCCAGTCCATGATCGAGAGCGTGCTGGTGGAACAGGAGATCGACCAGCTGCTGGTGGCCTGGCTGGCCACCCTGCGCAACCAGGCCGACATCCGCTTGCACCCGGCCCTGAACCAGCCCAGCCCGCAGGGAGCGGTGACGCCATGACCACCGACACCGCCCGGCATCGCGCGCATCGCCATCACCACCGCCTCCGCATCTGGCTGGCGGTCGGGGTGCTGGTGCTGATGGCGGGGGCGGTGCTGTACCTGACCAGCGCGCGCTTTCAGGCACGGGTGCGGCGCATGGTGGTGGCGCGGCTGCAGGAGAGCATCGGGGGGCGGGTGGAGATCGGCGCGCTGCGCTGGAGCCTGCCGCGCCTGCAGGTGGACATCGACGACCTGGCCATCTACGGGCGCGAAGCGGCGGGCGAAGCACCCTTCCTCAACGTCGGCCACGTGCAGGCCCGGCTGAAGATCCTCTCGCTCTTCCGCCAGGAGATCGGCTTGCGCTATCTGTTGCTCGACCGCCCGGTCGTGCACCTCATCGTCTATCCCGACGGCAGCACCAACCAGCCCGTCCCCGGGGTGGTGCAGCGCGACGCCGGCGACCCGGTGGCGCGCCTGTTCGACCTGGCCATCAGCCGGGTGGAGGTGCGGCAGGGCGGCCTGATCTTGAACAACACCCGCACTCCGTTGGAGTTCAGCGCCGACGACCTGGCCGCCCACTTGAGCTACTCGCGCTGGCGGCGCCGCTACGACGGCGACCTCAGCACCGGCAAGCTCGAGATCTGGGGCCGCGACTTCCGCCTTCCGCCGGGCACCCTGGCCACGGAGTTCAGCCTGCAGACCGCGGCCGTCCAAGTGAAGTCGTTCCGGTGGTCAGCAGGACGCTCCCACTTGACCGCCCAGGGCGAGGTGCAGGATTTCCGCCATCCCCAGGTGGACCTCACCTACGACGCCGCCGCCGACCTGGCGCTGGCGGGCGCGGTGCTCCGCCTGGCCCCGCTGCGCGCCGGGCTGCTCGAGTTCAGCGGCCATGCTCTTTCCAAGGGGGGCGAATGGACCGCGGGTGGCCACGCGGCGGTGCGCGACCTGCAGTGGCAGGAGGCGTCCTTCCGTCTGGCCGGCTTCAGTGGTGGGACCGACTATGCGGCCACCCGCAGCCGCCTGGCGCTCGCCCGTCTGTTCGCCAGCACGCTCGGCGGCGTGGTTACCGGGGACGCCGAGATCCAGGACTGGCTGTCCGGCCCGGCGGCGGTCCCCGGGCGAAGTCCCGCGCCGGCGCGCGGACAACTGCGCTTGCGCCTGGAGAAGCTGCGGCTGGGGGAGATCGCCGGCGCCGTTTCTACGCCCGCACTGCCGCTCGCGCGCATCGGCCTGGCGGGAGAGGTCAGCGGCACCGTGGACGCCTCCTGCCGGGGCTGGCTGCAAGATTTCGAGGCCGAGCTCGCCCTTCAGGTCCAGCCGCCGAACCAGCCCGCGCCCCGCGAACTTCCCGTGACCGCCACGCTGCGCGGCCGCTATCACGGCTCTGCCACGACGCTCGAAGTCTCGAGGCTGGAGGTGGCGACCCCAGCCACGCAGGCTGAGGCCTCCGGCTTGCTTGGTGGCACGGCCACGCGCCTGGACCTGGCGGTCACCACGCGCGATCTCGGAGAGTCTCGCCCCCTGCTGGCCGCCTTCCGTGAGCCGGCGCGCCTGCCACTCAGCTTGCGGGGGCGCGCCTCGTTCCGCGGCACTCTCTCAGGCCGGCTGGCAGCCTTGGCGGTCGCGGGCCACCTGGAGGCCGATGATCTCGACACTGTCCTGCCCTGGACGGCGCTGAAGAGCGGCCCGCCGCCGGGGACCTCGCCCACGCTTCGCGTGCAGTTGGACTCCCTGCGCGCCGACATGGAACTTTCTCCCACGCAGGCGGTGGTCCACAGCGGGATGGTGCGCCGCGGGCCCATGGAAGTCACCTTGGACGCCGCCGCCGGCTTGCGCGACTACGCTCTCGACGACGCCAGCCCCGTGCGCGCGCGTCTGGACTTGCACGGCTCCGACGTCGCCGGCTTGATGGCTTTTCTGGGCACCCACTATCCGGTGAGCGGCAAGTTGGACCTCGACCTCAACGTGAGAGGCACGCCGCAGAACCTGGACGGCACTGGGCGGCTGGAGATGACCTCAGCGCGCATCTACGGGGAACCTTTCCAGTGGCTGCGCTCCAGCCTGCGCTTGTCCGGTCACGAGGTCCAGTTCGAGCAACTGGTCCTGGGGCACAACGGAGCGCAGGCGCAGGGCAGCGCCGCCTACGACTACTCCACCCGCGGCCTCCGCTTCGATCTGGCAGGGTCCAACTTCGACCTGGCGCGCTTCGACCGCCTGCAGAGACCGCACCTGCCGGTCACCGGGAGCGGCAGTTTCACCGCCCGAGGCTCGGGCACGCTCGACGCCCCCGTGATCGATGCCAGCATCCATCTGGCCAAGGTGGTGGTGAACGGCGAGCCGCTGGGCGATCTCGAGATCGACGCCGTCACCCGCGGCCCCGACCTGCACCTCAGCAGCCGCTCCCAACTCCTGCGCGGCAGCCTGCAGGTGCAAGGCGACGTCCACCTGCGCGAGCAGTGGCCGGCCCGGCTGGCGCTGACCTTCCAGGGCCTGGACTTCGATGCGCTGCTGCGCGCCTACGTTCCGGGAGAGATCACCGGCCATTCCTCGCTGGCGGGCACCGTGTCGCTGGAAGGGCCGCTGCGGCAGCCGCGCCGGCTGCAGGTGAGCGGGGAGTTCACCCAGCTCTCCCTGGACGTGGAGCACGTGGCCCTGCGGAACGGAGCCCCCATTCACTTCTCCCTGGCGGACGAGGTCTTCCGGCTGGAGCAGATGCGCATCGTGGGCGAGGGCACCGACCTCTCCGCCTCGGGGAGCGCGCAGCTCTCGGGCCGGCGCCAACTCGACCTGCGCGCCCAGGGCGTCGCCGGCCTGCAGGTGATCCAGACCATCAACCCCGGGCTGCGCT
The sequence above is drawn from the Terriglobales bacterium genome and encodes:
- a CDS encoding translocation/assembly module TamB domain-containing protein, giving the protein MTTDTARHRAHRHHHRLRIWLAVGVLVLMAGAVLYLTSARFQARVRRMVVARLQESIGGRVEIGALRWSLPRLQVDIDDLAIYGREAAGEAPFLNVGHVQARLKILSLFRQEIGLRYLLLDRPVVHLIVYPDGSTNQPVPGVVQRDAGDPVARLFDLAISRVEVRQGGLILNNTRTPLEFSADDLAAHLSYSRWRRRYDGDLSTGKLEIWGRDFRLPPGTLATEFSLQTAAVQVKSFRWSAGRSHLTAQGEVQDFRHPQVDLTYDAAADLALAGAVLRLAPLRAGLLEFSGHALSKGGEWTAGGHAAVRDLQWQEASFRLAGFSGGTDYAATRSRLALARLFASTLGGVVTGDAEIQDWLSGPAAVPGRSPAPARGQLRLRLEKLRLGEIAGAVSTPALPLARIGLAGEVSGTVDASCRGWLQDFEAELALQVQPPNQPAPRELPVTATLRGRYHGSATTLEVSRLEVATPATQAEASGLLGGTATRLDLAVTTRDLGESRPLLAAFREPARLPLSLRGRASFRGTLSGRLAALAVAGHLEADDLDTVLPWTALKSGPPPGTSPTLRVQLDSLRADMELSPTQAVVHSGMVRRGPMEVTLDAAAGLRDYALDDASPVRARLDLHGSDVAGLMAFLGTHYPVSGKLDLDLNVRGTPQNLDGTGRLEMTSARIYGEPFQWLRSSLRLSGHEVQFEQLVLGHNGAQAQGSAAYDYSTRGLRFDLAGSNFDLARFDRLQRPHLPVTGSGSFTARGSGTLDAPVIDASIHLAKVVVNGEPLGDLEIDAVTRGPDLHLSSRSQLLRGSLQVQGDVHLREQWPARLALTFQGLDFDALLRAYVPGEITGHSSLAGTVSLEGPLRQPRRLQVSGEFTQLSLDVEHVALRNGAPIHFSLADEVFRLEQMRIVGEGTDLSASGSAQLSGRRQLDLRAQGVAGLQVIQTINPGLRSGGTLTARVEVQGTYEQPQWRGEIEVRKGELSFPELANGLTDVNGVLVFNQNRLQVRSLTARSGGGTLDFSGTISYVRGLYFNLSATSKETRLRYPPGISSTADANLHFEGTTAGSLLSGEILVTRFSVDPRFDFAAYLARARQITVSSPPTSPLNNLRFDVHIVSIPGLEMQTAQGRISGDADLRLRGTATHPVVLGRVTLAEGDVNFGGTKYHLDRGDLTFTNPVRIEPVFNLEATTRVRDYDVTLGLHGPTDHLSISYRSDPPLPPGDIIALLALGRTREDVTTAQNTQAFTESEAAAILGQALNTSVSSRMQKLFGAGRIKVDPQASGPVSNPLARVTIEQQVSDRVTLTFITNLAQSSQEVIQVEYNISKRVSAVAVRDQNGVVGFDIRIRQRKR